The sequence gggtgacaggcactaagcagggcacttgatgtaatgagcactgggtgttctatgcaaccgatgaatcactaaattctactcctgaaactaataatacactacatgctagctcaattgaatttaaatagagattaaaaaaaaaaaaaaaaaaactaaagagacCGACTTTAAGGACACACAGCCAGTGAGTAACTGAGTTGGCTTTAAATGTGGGTCCTTCAGACTCCAGAGCCCATATTTTTGCCGAAGGTCAAGCAACTGCTTTAGAAACCAAAGCCAAAAGCTTGCTGAATGGTTGCAGGGAGCACACCATGAGCCCCAGCAGGTGCGGTCTTGCCAGGGACTTTCACGAACTTCCTGGCTGCGTACTTCCTCAGCTCCCCATCCTACAGGCCTATCCTGGCAAATGGAGACAGGCAAACCACTGGTGGTAATACAGGGGCTTCTTCTGTATTGGCGTTTCTCCCAGACTTGATCTCCCAATTGCTGACCCTGCCTGGAATTTTCTAGAGTCTGGCCTTTTAGGTGAGAGGAAGTGGGGCTGGGGTGTTTGAAGGGACACTAACatggcaaaaaaaacaaaaacaaaaacaaaaacaaaggatgTCATCTCTCATCTGAATCACAGAAATATCTGCAGCCCCTAttgttctctctgtccctgtgctGCCTCTTCAACCCATTCAGCACATCACAGCTAGAGAGACCCTCCTCAAATACTATTTCTCCTGCACCCCCCCTCCCCTGAACCTCAATGGCTCCCCTTTGCCCACACTCATTATGGAGGCTTCCCAGGCTTCTCAGGACCTAGCCGCCCTCCCAAGTTCTCCAGCTTTCTCTTCTACCACTGCCCCTCACACTTAATGCAAAAGATTTGGAACAATAAGATAGCAAGgaaccacatgtggctatttaaatttaaattaattaaaattaattcaattaggggtgcctgggtggctcagtggttagagcctctgcctttggctcgggtcataatctcagggtcctgggatagaggccatcgggctctctgctcagcagggagcctgctttccccctctctctgcctgcctctctgcctacttgtgatcttgctctctgtcaaataaataaaatctttttaaaaaattaattcaattatagttaaaaattcagttcctcagtcacactagtCACACCTCAAGTGCTCAGTAACCTCTGTGCTAGTGGCTACTATACTGGACAATGCAGATATAGAATGTTCctatcatcacagaaagttctattgaacTTTTACTAAGGAAGCTCTGATCAAGGAATGTTAATAACTTTAGAGGAATCCAGGTTGGATCTGACCtattcagtgacttttttttctttctttctttcccttttttaattcAATGACTCTTTGAACAAATATTTGGCACCTATTGTATTCCAGGTCCTAAATACACAATAGTGGGCAGTGGTAGCTTGGTCCTTTCCTAGGAGTAAAAAGGCAATCGCTAAGAGGTATCCTAAGCACCTGAGCCCAGGTTTGGggatctgggaaggcttcctggaacaGGGGACATCTGAGTGTAACCTGTAGGCTGAGGAGGGTACTAGCTAAACTGAGTGGCTCTTGAAACGAAGCTCTTTTGGGCCCTTGGTAGCCCTTATCACAGGCTATTCCCACTGCCTGGActgttcctcctctctttttccctaAGGAGAGAAGGGCTGAGGCTAGTTCCTTAAAGTTAGTCCTCCAGCTGGTACCAAGCTGAGAGTGTCAGGCTGCTGGCTCAAGAGCTCTGTGCTGTGGCTTCTGCTCCCCTCACAGGCCAGCTAGCTTTGGGGCTAGGCAAATTCACCACTAGGAAAAGCAGGCCCTGAGTAGAGGGCTCCTCAAGGGAAGTGAAAGCTGAAAATCTGGTGGGAGATGGGAGAGTCTGATTGTACCCTGAGGCCAAGGTTGGGCTGGCCACCTTCTCCAGTCCTTAAGTTCCCACCTGAATCAGACTGGGGAAAGTGTAGAGGAGACAGGCCACACTCCCACATAGGGCCTCGAGGGAGCCAGGACTGGCTAACAGAGCCGAGGGAGGCTGTCCTGAGGTCTCCTAACCACCTACTTCTGCGAGAGCCCCCAGCTGCTAATCCCCTTCCCACATCACAGGCCGTGCCACCCTCACCTGCCCTGTGCCACCTGCCTCATGCTGCTCCCCTTCCCCGTGGCCTGGCCAGAAGGTACATCCCTGCTGGGACTTGAAAGTCATTGACCCGAATTCCCGCGAGTGCTTATCTGGGAGACAGACGCTAGCTAGGACACTGTCCATCAGGCCCTGCACTGTCCAGAGCACGCCTCCTCCCCCTAGGATAATTGCGTAGGGACCTCTATCTCCACCACCatcacagaaataaaggaaagggtGATCTGTCAGAGCCGGGAGCGCGGGGGCCAAACGCCAACGCCCCACCACCAGCCTAGCCCCGTATCGCACTTGCATCTCCCAGTGCCCGCCGCGACCCTCGCCCATCTCCCCGCGCTCCAGCCTGGGCCTCCGCACGATCCGATGCGGAGCCGCCCCGCCGGCCAGCGCCCGGGGTCCGTTgggaggcggggccgggggccCAGCTTGGGGTAGGGGGTCCCGCCCCTCGGTGCCAGCCCAAGCGCCAGGCGGCCGCAGAGCCGCCCTTTGTTTGGCGACGCTCGTGGCTTCTGCGCAGTCACGGTCACATGGCGCTTCCGGCACGGGGCGTTCCGGGCGCCGGGCCAGGGCTCGGAACGCTCCCGtccccgcgcgcgcgcgcgcgcgcgcgcacgcgcgccgGCCAGCCGGCGGGCCGCGGATCTCTGgccatcccccaacccccgcccagGCTCCCGGAGCGGGAGGTGTACCTTCCCGGGCGCGTCCCGCAGGCAGATCTGCTCCCTGACCGCTAATCTTCTCTAAGCCCCACCCTTGGGCCTTCCATAGCTTTTGGTCTTCGGACTGGCACGTCCAATACCCAGTTGCTTCCTGGGGTCCGCCTGTCTCCCCTACTCTAGACAACACCAAGTGAGCAAACTCGGGCTCATTCCTCGGTGGGGGACAAATACTTAAGGCCGTTCTCGTCATATGTGGGGCGGCAGACAGTACCAAGCCTTTCACACCCTTACCCCATTCTGAGCCCCGAAAACACAAGCAAAAGCAAGCCACCCTCCACGGGACGTCTAAGGGTAAAAAACCCAATCAGGTACAGAAATGGGGCTGACCCTTCCTGCCCTGGCCACCGCTGCTCCACCACGCTCAGACCCGGTCTGCATCCTGGGACATTTAAGGACCTTGGAGCCTCATGGAGGCCACCTCTGCCTCGCCCAGCAGATTCcagattcattcaacaaatatttattgaaagcagACTATGTACAGTGCAACCAAGCTGCCAGCCCTGTGCTAAGCCCCTAAGAGAATGTGAAAGGATTCCCTTTGTGTCCAAGCAGTGCCCCCGGCAGGCCTCCCGACGctcagcttcctggaggaggcctTTATCCAGAGCTGCTGGGAGGCCCTTGGGAACAGTACAGACCCAGCCATGCCTGGGGCCTGGGAGAGGGGGCTCTGCCTGACCCCTGCTTCCCAGCCTTGGATgtgcagcagggaggggcacctCCAAGCTCCAGGTGAAGCTGGTGTGGGGTCTCAGGGGTTCTTTCTGCTTCTGGGGAACCTTTCTGAAAGCCTTTCGGCCAGGTCTGCAGGGACTGCAACAAGAGAAGGGGAGGGCCTGGAGGGGTGGAGACGGGGGAGAGGCGAGAGGGACACAGCAAGGTGACTAGGGCAAAGAGCAAACTGTGGGGCCAGAGGCAGTTGCGTACAATCCACGCTGTGGTCAGGGCTTAGTCGGGAAGAGCAGGCAGGTGAGCTGACAGCGATGGCTGTATCTGTCCACAAGGGGCAGGGGGTGCTGTGTGTAGTGCTGGACCATGGCGACCACGGATGGAAACAGCTAGACAGGACGCAGGGCATCAGTGAGTCCCCCGAGCCTCatgctggggaaggggcctgttgacATTTTTCTAAATCCTTTCCTTTCAGTTTGCCCCATGAAGTTCTACTGCCCTTTTGTGCCCCGTTCCAGGCCTCATGGAATTTTCTCACCACAGCACCCACGGGCGTGCTGTTAGCCAGGCCAGGTAGAAATAACTCTGGGGCCCTTCCTCTGCCCAGGCCTTCTAGCATGGAAACCTCAGCAAATGCCGGGCACAAAGTCCAATCCTTGGCATGGACAGAGTCTAGATTACCCGGTGCTCACTCTCCTCCTGGCTGGGGTCGTGGCAGGCACAaaaaacccccacccccacctggggCCCTGGACAGACTGAGCCGTGCAGGAGGGGGTGTCTCCTTCTGAGAAGGACTTCAAGTCCCTGGCTTCTCTCATGTCCACCCAGTCCAGAAAAATGCCAAACGTGTGTTTTCCCCTAGGCAAATGCACCTGGCTCTGTTGTGCCCTCTTGTCTGCTAGTCCCCATCCTCCTCCAGCACCCACCTCCTCGTTGTTCCTGCCCTGCCGGCCCAGGGCATAATGCCTCCCACCGTCCAGCTGCCGGATGGGAATATTGAAGACCCGGCCATGGAGAAGCACTGCcagggtgaggggctgggagctgtGAGGCTCTGAACTGGGGCGCACAGTGTAGGCGCCATCCTGTGGAGGAGACCCCATCTGTCAACCCCATCTCTCAACTAGCCTACCTGCAGCCTTGGCCCACAGATGGTCAGcaacccacctcccacccaccctcccatcTCCAGTTGCTCAGTCAGCCATAGCCCATGAGCAGAAGGGTTTCCGCAAAGGCCCAGGAAGGCTGCAGTTGCCCACCTTTTGGACTTGGAGCAGGGCACTCTCAACAGCATGGCGGTCACAGTTTCCTGAGTACCAGGGCTGACCCAGCAGGCTGCCGTCCTGTGCGTACACATACAGCCACTCAGAGATGTGCCAGGGCACTGGAGAGGGGCTGGGACACAGAGAACCCTGGGCTGTGTGGTTCTTTGTGTTCACATCTGCCTTCTCCAGACTGAGTCTGTGCCAGTAGAACCAAGATGTGTCTGTGCCTGCTGCCCAGCACAGGGCTACATGCCCACGTTCAATGTGTTCCTTGTGATAGCAGCCACCAGCCCAAGGCGGGTCCCTGtctgcctcctcccagccctctcCTAGCCCCACCTCACCTCAGCAGTTGAGGTGCTCCAGGTAGGTGCTCTAGAGGAAAAAGAAGATCTCCTTCCTGCTGGGAGAAGCAGATTACAGAGTTGAGGCTGGGAGGGGATTAGACAAAGAAGGCTTTGGGTCTGGCTGCAGAGGTGGGGGAGGTTAGAGGGCTGTGCGCATAGGCCTGAAGCCCAAAACTGGACACTGAGTGCGTTACccctcctctccaggcctcagaCTTTGGTAGGACCTATCAGCTAGGCCATATGTGACCTTCAAATGAGGGATGATCTTGAGGTACAGGCTGGgagtttcctgctttgtcgaagaccCTAGAAATTGCCCCCGTAGGATCCCTGTAGGCCTGCTCTCACCTGAAGTCAGAGCTGCAAGGATTCCCACAGCAAAGTGGGGCatgagaggtgggcagagggctggggagcaGACTTGGGGCTGCAGGCCTGTGGCTAGGGTGGGAGGCAGGACTGCCTAGGGTCCACACTGAAGATGCCCGTACTCACCTTTAGAGGTGGCATTCGCTGCTCCCTGGGACACAGAAAGCCTGCTCAGAAGAGACTCAATTCTGTAATCCTATCCCCTGGGCCCAAAGTCTCTCCCTGAGCCTACCCCCAACCCCAGGTCACAGGTCCCCTGGCTAATAGCCTCTTACGTTCCGAGCTTCCTGGGGAGCTACAGTGGGCCTGCGGGGGGCAAGGTGGGGAAGAGAGCTTAGGTTTTACTTCCTTTAAGAGAAAGAGCCCAGGGAACCCAGAGATTGCGGGGTCAGAGATGGGGAAGCCAGAGTTggccattttgtgtgtgtgtgtgtgcgcgcgcacacacacacacacacacacacccatacacccAGCGGGCACTCACCTGGGCACCATTGATATCCTTGGCAGAGAGATTGGGGGCATCAGGACTTGGGAGCTCAGAGTCCTAGTCAAGGCTGGGACTGAAATAGGGAGGGCaggctgggctgagctgggcaCCAGGCAGGAGTACCCACGCTGACCAGAGAGGGGAGCAGATGCCTGCAGGGCCTGCTGCCTCTCAGCAGCCTGGGATCTCTGGGAGTCCTTCCAACCAGAGGGAGGGCTGTCCTGACACAAGAGCTGGGAAGCCCCATGCAGCCTTTGAGTAAGTACCCCCCGCTATGCAGTGGGGGTTCAATCTGGACCAAAGGCCAAAGCATGGGTGTCCCTGTGAGTGTCTGAAGGCAAATGTGTATTGGTGGAACAGTGAGGGAAGACAAGGGAAGAACATGAAGCCAGAATGTGTCCTGTTTTGAGCAGCCGAgggccccagggcaggagggacCTGGGACAGAGGGAGGTGTTCACCCGGACTGGACTCACATTCCACATAGACGTTATTATCAGGTTTCTTTGGAAGGCCTGGCACCTAAGGGTTTGACCCGCAAATGGGAGAGAGGGTGAATCCATCACCGGGGAGCCTTGGGGGGGCTACTTTGGGTATCTCCCTCCCCCCTCACAAGGTGGTGACTTTCTGAGAGCTAGCTAGAATGATTTCAGTTACTCCTTTGCCTGGGGGAGGAGCACCCACGAGCACCTTCCCCTTCAGAGGTACCTGTAGGCTCCAGCTCTCCTAAATGTGGGCATCCAGGAAGAGTGGCCTCTGGGAGGCCTCTGGGGGAGGCCTTCCCCAGTAGCGCCGGGTGGCACGGAGAGCTCGCTTACATCCTGACAGGGGCCCATGGCAAACAGGATGCCACTCTGCTCTGAGCCCTTTTCTTTGGTTTCAGGGATATTTCCTGGCTCTTCCAGGCCTGCTACCCCAGCCCTGCCAACTTCCTAGCCAGAACCCTGTGACGGGTGGGCAGGGGGGCCACTCACCTCTCTGGCTGGTGTAACCAGctctggaaggaaaaagagaaaccagcagtcagaaatacagagagaaaggaaCTCAACGAAAATTAAGCTGGGAGAGTGGAGTGTCCTCGGACCTTATCTGAGAGCACCCCCTGAGCCAGCTTTGAAGCTCCAGGAGATAGCCACCTGAGTTCCAATCACCCCACTTCATAACCCCAGGGGTGCTGCCCAACTGAACCTCCCAAATGATTTGCCAGGCTTGCTCCAAATGACTTCGGGGTATTCCAAAAATCAAAATCACCCCCAAGCTCATGAAGGCTTATCAACCACTGAGCATAGAAGACACAAACATGCCTCAGGTTAGCTGTTtgccctgaggcaggaggagaCTGCCCCTCTTGAGCCATTTTCAGACAAAAACACAAGGCTGAGGTCCCTCACTATCCCGACACCCCAGAGGTTCTGTGTTCACAGGCCTTGGGGCTCTTAGCTTGGGCAGTCTCTGGACAGTGATAGCAATAATGACAAGGGCAGAATCAGAGACGGGCAGCCAAAGGGCCCCTTGGATGGGGGATGACACTCAGATGTGTTTCAACAGTGCAGGTCCTCTGGGCAGGTGAGGCTGCCCTTCAGAACTCCTCAGTCCAGAGTGTCCCTTGCCTGGCCCGGACACCACAGCAGATGCACAACCAGACCTGGGAGTCAGGGACTCTGCTGCTTTGTGATCTCAGGCAAAGCATTTCTGGGCTCCAGCCCTCAGTCTCCCCCTGAACTGCCTTAACAGGGATGGGCAATcagcaggcaaaaaaaaaaaaaaaaaaaaaaaaaaaaccgaggaCCCCCAGTGATTGCAGGGGGTAACCTGCAAAGTGACCAGGCAAAGCCTGAAACCAAGTTACAGGAGATCAGGTCTACCCTCAGGGGTGGGCAACCAGTGGGCCTCTGAAAAAGACTGGACATCCTCATTACCTTGCTTCCTGAGGGGGAAGGGCTGTCCCTGCTTCTTAGCCTCCTTCAGGCTCAGTACCGCCTTCAGCTGTGGGCACAAAGGGGCGGGGAGGAGGACTAGGGttagggaggagggagaggggaactGAGTCAGGGGGAGGGCAAGGATGGCGGGGTGGGAATGGGCCTTGAAACCACAGCAGCACAAGGACTCCTGTGCAGAGGTGACTCTTTGCCTCGGTCCTGTGGCTCTTGCTTTGTTGTGAATCTctccctgattttctttttattccagtAAAATCTATGATGAAAGCGGTAACTTGTGAGACCATAAGCTTCTCTCAGCCCAGCGGGCAGTGATGGCAGCAAAATGAAGGATTTCTCCACTGTCTAGGCAGGGAGGGGTCCGCAGGCTCTAGGGACTGGGGAGGAGAAGCCGAGCCAGCCCTGCCTTCTGGGCTCCGGCTCCAGAGGAAGGGTGAGTCCTGGGGGATGAGGACAGCCAGGGGCACagcgctgggggggggggggggtgggagcagCGAGGGGTGACAGGGTTCCTCTTCtaacacatttaatttttcagggacctcttttttttttttttttttttttttaagattatttatctttgtatttgacagagagagaacgcaagccgggggagtgggagagggagaagcaggttccccaccgagcagggaacccgatgccggccttgattccaggaccctgggatcaagacctgagctgaaggcaggacccttaacagctgagccatccaggcaccctcaggGGCCTCTTGAATGCAAATATGGGGGAAATCTTGCAAATGAGATGCCTCTTAGATTTACACCCTGGGAAAGGGTAGCCGGGTcgggtgggtggggaaggaggggcttgggggagggtACTGTTCACCGTTGTG comes from Mustela nigripes isolate SB6536 chromosome 7, MUSNIG.SB6536, whole genome shotgun sequence and encodes:
- the SH2D6 gene encoding SH2 domain-containing protein 6 encodes the protein MDKLRGSKLQLEPPVPPPRYVVPCPDSPAWNKGAPSPSPWPTPGTSRFEGGEEEDEDEYELPPCEALPFSLAPAHLPDTEEDSVYLDHAGPVGASKSPPPQPQATTLKAVLSLKEAKKQGQPFPLRKQELVTPAREVPGLPKKPDNNVYVEFPALTRTLSSQVLMPPISLPRISMVPRPTVAPQEARNGAANATSKAGRRSSFSSRAPTWSTSTAEDGAYTVRPSSEPHSSQPLTLAVLLHGRVFNIPIRQLDGGRHYALGRQGRNNEELFPSVVAMVQHYTQHPLPLVDRYSHRCQLTCLLFPTKP